A window of Solanum stenotomum isolate F172 chromosome 3, ASM1918654v1, whole genome shotgun sequence contains these coding sequences:
- the LOC125858957 gene encoding small nuclear ribonucleoprotein SmD3b-like, which produces MSRSLGIPVKLLHEATGHIVTVEMKSGELYRGSMVECEDNWNCQLESITYTAKDGRVSQLEHVFIRGSKVRFMIIPDMLKNAPMFKRLESRIKGKGTSLGVGRGRAMAMRAKAQAAGRGAAPGRGVVPPVRR; this is translated from the exons ATGAGTCGTAGCTTGGGGATTCCGGTGAAGCTTCTACACGAAGCAACAGGGCACATAGTAACCGTGGAAATGAAGAGCGGTGAGCTTTACAGAGGAAGTATGGTGGAGTGCGAAGATAACTGGAATTGTCAGCTCGAAAGCATCACTTACACTGCCAAA GATGGAAGGGTGTCACAACTGGAACACGTTTTTATTCGAGGCAGCAAAGTCAG GTTCATGATAATTCCCGATATGCTTAAGAATGCTCCCATGTTCAAGCGGCTAGAATCCAGAATCAAG ggaaaaggtACATCACTCGGTGTTGGACGGGGACGTGCAATGGCCATGCGAGCTAAA GCTCAGGCTGCAGGTCGTGGAGCAGCACCTGGTCGAGGTGTTGTGCCTCCTGTAAGAAGATAA
- the LOC125859579 gene encoding auxin-responsive protein SAUR50-like, translated as MALKKSSKHITQSVALKQILKRCSSFGKNENGLPHDVPKGHFVVYVGENRSRHIIPISWLTHPEFQSLLQRAEEEFGFNHDMGLTIPCDEEDFCSLMSMF; from the coding sequence atggcccTAAAGAAATCAAGCAAACACATAACTCAAAGTGTAGCCCTCAAACAAATCTTGAAAAGGTGTTcaagttttggaaaaaatgagaatGGACTTCCTCATGATGTACCAAAAGGCCACTTTGTAGTATATGTTGGTGAAAATAGAAGTAGACACATAATTCCAATTTCTTGGTTGACACATCCTGAATTTCAAAGTTTGCTTCAAAGGGCTGAAGAAGAATTTGGATTCAACCATGATATGGGACTTACTATCCCTTGtgatgaagaagatttttgttCTCTAATGTCAATGTTCTAA